The following are encoded in a window of Mycolicibacterium tusciae JS617 genomic DNA:
- the merB gene encoding organomercurial lyase MerB, with protein sequence MTPDIAQITHHLNDSLGGTDNPSSTRWLFRPLLELLAQGQPVTIDQLADATASTVDQVRDTLATTPDTEYDDRGRIVGSGLTLRPTPHRFEIDGRQLYTWCALDTLIFPAILGRTAAVTSPCRSTGQPVHLTIGTDGITSVDPATAVVSIVTPDAPASIRATFCNHVYFFATRDAAEPWLAENPSATIVSVADAFQLGRPLTETLLGSDAPPDCC encoded by the coding sequence ATGACCCCCGACATCGCCCAAATCACCCACCACCTGAACGACTCGCTCGGCGGCACCGACAACCCCAGCTCGACGCGCTGGCTGTTCCGACCGCTGCTCGAACTCCTCGCCCAGGGACAGCCGGTAACCATCGACCAGCTCGCTGATGCCACCGCCAGCACCGTCGACCAGGTGCGCGACACTCTGGCCACCACCCCCGACACCGAATACGACGACCGGGGCCGCATCGTTGGCAGCGGTTTGACACTGCGCCCCACCCCGCACCGCTTCGAGATCGACGGACGACAGCTCTACACCTGGTGCGCGCTGGACACGCTGATCTTTCCCGCCATCCTCGGCCGAACCGCCGCGGTCACCTCGCCGTGCCGCAGCACCGGGCAACCCGTGCACCTCACCATCGGCACCGACGGGATCACCAGTGTCGACCCGGCGACCGCCGTGGTGTCGATCGTCACCCCCGATGCACCCGCCTCGATCCGGGCAACGTTCTGCAACCACGTCTACTTCTTCGCCACCCGCGACGCCGCCGAGCCCTGGCTCGCCGAGAACCCCTCGGCCACCATCGTTTCCGTCGCCGACGCCTTTCAACTCGGCCGACCGCTAACCGAGACCCTCCTCGGAAGCGACGCCCCGCCGGACTGCTGCTAG
- a CDS encoding fatty acid desaturase family protein yields MAITQLPEYAHMSGADVEALAVELDAIRRDTEDSRGSRDRTYITRTIALQRYLEVAARLTICGSKSKAGWAIGTTALAMAKCIENMELGHNISHGQWDWMNDPEIHSTTWEWDLVGLSSHWRYSHNYRHHMFTNVVGMDDDLGYGVLRVTRDQQWKAISLLQPFAAVLLAGLFEWGIALHGLYAQQHRTASSEQRSTHTRAMLRKMVRQTVKDYVLFPTLSPRRRLRTLTANVAANVIRNVWAYAVIACGHFVDGAEKFTPQALVGETKPEWYLRQMLGTANFDAGPVLAFMTGNLCYQIEHHLYPDLPSNRYAEISQRVQALCATYDLPYTTGPLEHVPSRVEFG; encoded by the coding sequence GTGGCAATCACACAACTACCCGAGTACGCCCACATGAGCGGCGCGGACGTCGAGGCACTCGCGGTTGAGCTGGACGCAATACGCCGTGACACCGAGGACTCGCGCGGCTCACGCGACAGGACCTATATCACGCGAACGATCGCTCTTCAGCGATACCTCGAGGTCGCAGCACGGCTCACCATCTGCGGGAGCAAAAGCAAGGCCGGATGGGCCATCGGCACTACCGCATTAGCCATGGCGAAGTGCATCGAGAACATGGAACTCGGACACAACATTTCCCACGGTCAATGGGATTGGATGAACGACCCGGAGATCCACTCCACGACCTGGGAGTGGGACCTGGTGGGCCTCTCGTCGCATTGGCGCTACTCCCACAATTACCGCCACCACATGTTTACGAATGTCGTTGGGATGGACGACGACCTCGGGTACGGAGTCCTGCGGGTCACCAGGGATCAACAGTGGAAGGCTATCTCACTGCTTCAGCCGTTCGCCGCCGTGCTACTGGCAGGCCTCTTCGAATGGGGCATCGCGCTGCACGGCCTCTATGCACAGCAGCATCGCACGGCGAGCTCCGAACAGCGATCGACTCACACCCGGGCGATGCTCCGCAAGATGGTGCGCCAGACGGTTAAAGACTATGTGCTCTTTCCGACGCTCAGCCCGCGGCGACGGCTCCGCACACTTACGGCGAACGTAGCCGCCAACGTGATACGCAATGTGTGGGCGTATGCGGTAATCGCCTGCGGGCACTTCGTGGACGGTGCGGAGAAATTCACTCCGCAAGCTCTAGTGGGCGAAACCAAGCCCGAATGGTATCTGCGGCAAATGTTGGGAACTGCGAACTTCGACGCCGGGCCAGTACTGGCATTCATGACCGGAAACCTCTGCTACCAAATCGAACACCACCTCTATCCCGATCTGCCGAGTAATCGCTACGCGGAGATCTCCCAGCGCGTCCAAGCGCTCTGCGCAACCTATGACTTGCCCTACACCACCGGTCCGCTGGAGCATGTCCCGAGTCGCGTGGAATTTGGGTGA
- a CDS encoding IS256 family transposase, with the protein MKTVPTVRLADTTDAAGLPELPEEIRLAMTSIAGAAREGLLAMSVAAGMAVMQTMFEAEIAAACGPKGKHDADRISVRHGSGKGSVTLGGRRVPVARPRARTLDGSEVALSTYAHFAADDLLTQVVMERMLAGVATRRHARTAEPVGAQVGEEAKSTSRSAISRRFVRQTETALGELMSRDLSELDIKVLMLDGEHMAQRCVVVALAITADGTKVPVGLWDGSTENKTVVRSLLADLVERGLAIDDGLLVVCDGAKALSAAVREVFGAKALIQRCTLHKRRNVADHLPDKDKAWVDAKLVKAFAHPGPQTPGCATRKSLAGQLGKNYPSAAASLREGLEEMFTVARLGIDGRLAKTLTTSDPVESMISIARTTNRNVTRWRDGQMVLRWTAAGMLNAERSFRRIKGHKQMPQLVDALRRHAHPDTGADTKSVGAAA; encoded by the coding sequence ATGAAGACCGTACCTACTGTTCGCCTCGCTGACACGACCGACGCCGCCGGGTTGCCTGAGCTGCCGGAGGAGATCCGGCTGGCGATGACCAGCATCGCCGGGGCGGCCCGGGAGGGGTTGTTGGCGATGAGCGTGGCCGCCGGGATGGCGGTGATGCAGACGATGTTTGAGGCCGAGATCGCCGCGGCGTGCGGGCCGAAGGGCAAGCACGACGCTGACCGGATTTCGGTGCGCCACGGCAGTGGGAAGGGGTCGGTGACCCTTGGTGGTCGGCGGGTGCCGGTGGCCCGGCCGCGGGCACGCACTCTGGATGGGAGCGAGGTGGCGCTGAGCACCTATGCGCACTTCGCCGCCGATGACCTGCTGACCCAGGTGGTGATGGAGCGGATGCTGGCCGGGGTGGCCACCCGCCGGCACGCCCGCACTGCGGAGCCGGTGGGCGCCCAGGTCGGCGAGGAGGCGAAATCGACTAGCCGCTCGGCGATTTCGCGCCGATTCGTGCGCCAGACCGAGACCGCGCTGGGCGAGCTGATGAGCCGCGACTTGAGCGAGCTGGACATCAAGGTGCTCATGTTGGATGGGGAGCACATGGCCCAGCGGTGCGTGGTGGTCGCGCTGGCGATCACCGCCGACGGAACGAAGGTCCCGGTCGGGCTGTGGGACGGCTCCACGGAGAACAAGACCGTGGTCCGCTCGCTGCTGGCCGACCTGGTCGAGCGCGGCCTGGCCATCGACGATGGGCTGCTGGTCGTCTGCGACGGCGCCAAGGCGCTGTCCGCGGCGGTGCGTGAGGTGTTCGGCGCCAAGGCCCTCATCCAAAGATGTACCTTGCACAAGCGGAGAAATGTCGCTGATCATCTGCCCGACAAGGACAAGGCCTGGGTGGACGCCAAGTTGGTCAAGGCCTTCGCCCACCCTGGACCCCAGACACCGGGTTGCGCAACGCGAAAAAGCCTTGCCGGGCAACTTGGTAAGAACTATCCCAGTGCGGCCGCCAGCCTGCGCGAGGGGCTGGAGGAAATGTTCACTGTCGCCCGCCTCGGCATCGACGGCCGCCTCGCCAAGACGTTGACCACGTCCGATCCGGTCGAGTCGATGATCTCCATCGCCCGGACCACCAATCGCAACGTCACCCGCTGGCGCGACGGGCAGATGGTGCTGCGCTGGACCGCGGCCGGCATGCTCAACGCCGAACGATCCTTCCGTCGCATCAAGGGCCACAAGCAGATGCCCCAGCTCGTCGACGCCCTGCGCCGACACGCTCACCCCGACACCGGCGCCGACACCAAATCTGTCGGTGCCGCCGCCTAG